One stretch of Lacrimispora sphenoides DNA includes these proteins:
- a CDS encoding C40 family peptidase, which translates to MNIKIRWKRRSAYSVFLAATAVSLLAGCNKTEAVKGPGKDATPSIAIVTEQKNELQPIDVLTPGGDLMPRLFKVPEQKENPIPEYLRNGVEHPVVASLQERLMNLGFMDNDEPTQYFGNVTEAAIKTFQRQNGLAQDGIVGPETLNSIMSPSAKYYAVSKGVEGDDILRIQSRLYELGYLASSGQVSGSFGDETEAAVEKLQEVNGLNIDGKVGRQTINLLYSEEIKPNFLSYGEKSDLVLSSQQRLKELGYLTTTPDGAYGNDTVIAVKQFQSRNDLVVDGYLGPSTRIALASAEAQPNGLTLGEQGDSVTRIQQLLNKYGYLASANVTGYYGEVTEKAVKAFQNNNGLKADGSVGQLTMSKLTGSGIKSAGSSGSSGGSSGGTVKGGSGVSGLLSIARSKLGRPYVWGAKGSESFDCSGFVYWSLNQAGVRQSYLTSSGWRNVGKYTKITSFGSLQAGDIIVVSGHVGIVAGGGKVIDASSSNGRVVERALSSWWKKNFICGWRIFG; encoded by the coding sequence ATGAATATAAAAATAAGATGGAAAAGGCGTTCTGCCTATTCTGTATTTCTGGCAGCAACGGCGGTTTCTTTATTAGCAGGCTGCAATAAAACAGAAGCAGTCAAAGGACCTGGAAAGGATGCAACGCCATCCATTGCCATAGTAACGGAACAAAAAAATGAACTGCAGCCTATTGATGTACTTACTCCAGGTGGAGACTTGATGCCAAGACTTTTTAAGGTGCCGGAACAAAAAGAAAATCCTATCCCGGAGTATTTGCGGAACGGGGTAGAGCATCCGGTGGTGGCCAGCCTTCAGGAGCGTTTGATGAATTTAGGCTTTATGGATAACGATGAGCCCACCCAGTATTTTGGTAATGTGACGGAGGCTGCAATTAAGACTTTCCAGCGACAGAATGGCCTGGCTCAGGATGGAATAGTAGGGCCAGAGACATTAAACTCCATTATGTCACCATCTGCCAAATATTATGCTGTGTCAAAGGGTGTGGAGGGTGACGACATATTACGGATCCAGAGCCGCCTTTATGAACTGGGGTATCTTGCCAGTTCGGGTCAGGTATCCGGCAGCTTTGGGGATGAAACAGAGGCCGCGGTTGAGAAGCTTCAGGAGGTAAACGGATTAAACATAGATGGAAAAGTAGGACGTCAGACCATAAACCTGCTTTACAGCGAAGAGATCAAGCCCAACTTTCTGTCCTATGGAGAAAAAAGCGATTTGGTTTTATCCAGTCAGCAGCGCCTTAAGGAGTTGGGATATTTAACGACCACTCCGGATGGGGCATACGGAAATGATACGGTGATAGCGGTAAAACAGTTCCAGTCCCGCAATGACCTGGTTGTGGATGGATATTTAGGGCCGTCCACCCGGATCGCCTTAGCGAGCGCTGAGGCGCAGCCAAATGGCTTGACCCTGGGTGAACAGGGGGATTCGGTTACCAGGATCCAGCAGCTGTTAAATAAATACGGGTACCTGGCTTCCGCCAATGTGACAGGATATTACGGGGAAGTGACGGAAAAGGCGGTTAAGGCATTCCAAAACAACAATGGTCTGAAAGCGGATGGTTCTGTAGGGCAGCTTACCATGAGTAAGCTTACGGGAAGCGGTATAAAATCTGCAGGTTCTTCCGGCTCCTCAGGCGGTTCCTCAGGAGGTACCGTTAAGGGAGGCTCCGGCGTAAGCGGACTGCTTTCTATTGCAAGATCAAAGCTGGGACGTCCCTATGTATGGGGTGCCAAGGGTTCGGAATCCTTTGACTGCTCTGGATTTGTCTACTGGTCTCTCAACCAGGCTGGCGTCAGACAGAGCTATCTAACCTCATCCGGTTGGAGAAACGTAGGTAAATATACAAAGATCACCAGCTTTGGAAGCCTGCAGGCAGGCGATATCATCGTGGTGAGTGGCCACGTGGGAATCGTAGCCGGAGGCGGAAAAGTTATTGATGCTTCCTCCAGTAACGGACGTGTAGTGGAACGTGCCTTAAGCTCCTGGTGGAAGAAGAACTTTATCTGTGGCTGGCGTATATTTGGATAG
- a CDS encoding MATE family efflux transporter, with the protein MSMKTQKKAINMVTDSPGRALLLFALPLILGNLFQQFYNIIDSVVVGRFVGEEALASVGASYSVTNVFIAIAVGGGIGSSVVVSQFLGAKQTGNMKTAISTTLINFLSIGVILGGLGLLFNHRILSFMNTPENVFYDASVYLGIYFIGLPFLFMYNVQASVFQALGDSKTPLYLLVFSSLLNVVLDLLFVTQFYMGVAGVAIATLIAQGFSAVLSFLVLIKRLKGYETTEPFRLYDWNMMLHMMRVAIPSTLQQSIVHIGMLLVQSVVNGFGSAVMAGFAAGTRIESICIVPMLALGNAMSTYTAQNIGAGKTDRVKTGYRYCYLMAGVFAIIICVVMETWGDLFIRSFLNEGSAETAFQTGMDYVRFISFFYIFIGCKATTDGLLRGAGDVVVFTVANLVNLAIRVSVAAVLAPVIGVQAVWFAVPMGWTANYIISFFRYLTGKWEKIQLIS; encoded by the coding sequence ATGAGTATGAAAACGCAGAAAAAAGCAATTAATATGGTAACAGATTCACCGGGAAGGGCCCTTTTGCTCTTTGCCCTTCCCTTGATTCTTGGAAATTTATTTCAGCAGTTTTATAACATTATAGACTCTGTCGTGGTCGGACGATTTGTGGGGGAGGAGGCCCTGGCATCAGTAGGTGCTTCCTATTCCGTCACAAATGTGTTTATCGCCATTGCGGTAGGAGGCGGAATCGGAAGCTCAGTGGTGGTGTCCCAGTTTTTAGGGGCAAAACAGACTGGAAATATGAAAACCGCCATATCCACCACTCTTATAAACTTTTTATCCATAGGAGTGATATTGGGCGGTCTTGGGCTTCTTTTCAATCACCGGATTTTAAGCTTCATGAACACTCCGGAGAATGTATTTTATGATGCCTCGGTGTATCTTGGGATTTATTTTATAGGGCTGCCCTTTTTATTCATGTATAATGTACAGGCTTCTGTTTTCCAGGCCCTGGGAGATTCTAAGACTCCCTTATATCTGCTGGTCTTTTCTTCTCTTTTAAACGTTGTACTGGATCTTTTGTTTGTAACCCAGTTTTACATGGGGGTAGCCGGTGTGGCGATTGCCACCTTGATCGCGCAGGGATTTTCAGCGGTCCTTTCCTTTCTCGTTTTGATAAAACGGTTAAAGGGGTATGAGACAACAGAACCCTTTCGGCTTTATGACTGGAATATGATGCTTCATATGATGCGGGTTGCCATTCCCTCCACCCTACAGCAGTCCATAGTCCATATCGGAATGCTCCTCGTGCAGTCCGTGGTCAATGGCTTTGGTTCTGCGGTCATGGCGGGCTTTGCTGCGGGAACCAGGATCGAATCTATCTGTATTGTTCCCATGCTAGCTCTTGGTAATGCCATGTCCACCTATACGGCTCAGAACATAGGCGCTGGAAAGACAGACCGGGTAAAAACGGGCTACCGTTACTGCTATCTCATGGCAGGGGTTTTTGCGATTATCATCTGTGTCGTTATGGAAACATGGGGAGATTTGTTTATACGAAGCTTTTTAAACGAAGGCAGTGCGGAAACCGCGTTTCAGACAGGCATGGATTATGTCCGGTTCATTTCCTTCTTCTATATTTTCATTGGCTGTAAGGCGACCACAGACGGGCTTTTGCGTGGCGCTGGAGATGTGGTGGTATTTACTGTAGCCAATCTGGTAAATCTGGCGATTCGGGTGTCGGTTGCGGCTGTGCTCGCTCCCGTTATTGGCGTCCAGGCCGTATGGTTTGCGGTTCCAATGGGCTGGACGGCCAATTATATTATATCATTCTTCCGATATCTGACGGGAAAGTGGGAGAAGATACAGCTTATCTCTTGA
- a CDS encoding sensor histidine kinase: protein MKKRKDFAVLMHMLFSLLVVVGVSIMYSNSHYGEGIHWINHETYEDTPDFTRQLKSDIDDIFNYVKYKEVFETNGKLDYSKPIVRVIDGPGTTTEYTVDEMIRRAKSLGYYLNEQFKVSGGQPAADDSDSYVRVDYRAYEPDFKITEPGEAFITMDQLAYEVLTHLGNYYSFYYRFIQNPSNLKFEVLYQNTAEDYKLYSNVTGKTINDFKAMGRYLYVTGEALYVDSNLTTVPKNVSSQLEKMNPYNNGNYHMTIAVDTNYPYGDAYARAAASYDQMRLLFITGMISLCLGILGCIATLYTLVNMTGQPDRKQSHGPMERIDRLPAESCLLLYSVAAILTLFLANRLAYKIIHLFFAVDQWDYGELALRVLIYYAVGLSAALSLLKRFKAGNLWSGSLMHRGLKNLSLYFKNRRFTTRIMLSYSLFLVFNIAMAMAFAFLLFTYNSLESRILMGAVALLLFCLDFWIFHQMYKNAWETDQINEALLNISRGDTTYKISTLKFNGKERELAEHINHISTGLETALQEKVRSERLKADLITNVSHDIKTPLTSIINYVDLIKREKIQDPKIQGYLEVLEQKSQRLKTLTEDLVEASKASSGNLKLDITSIDFVELIHQTNGEFEEKFALRHLELVSTLPADSILIEADGRYLWRVLENLYNNAFKYAMEHSRVYVDITLEENMVVFTMKNISQNSLNIRADELTERFVRGDVARTTEGSGLGISIAKSLAELQGGELRLYIDGDLFKAGVAFPVKR, encoded by the coding sequence ATGAAAAAAAGAAAAGATTTTGCAGTCCTCATGCATATGCTCTTCTCCCTCCTTGTTGTCGTAGGTGTCTCCATCATGTACAGCAATTCCCATTACGGGGAGGGAATCCACTGGATCAACCATGAGACTTATGAGGACACCCCTGATTTCACCCGTCAGTTAAAATCTGATATTGACGATATTTTTAATTATGTAAAATATAAGGAAGTATTTGAGACCAACGGAAAACTTGACTATTCAAAGCCCATTGTCCGGGTCATAGACGGTCCGGGAACCACAACGGAATATACGGTAGATGAGATGATACGGAGGGCCAAATCCCTGGGCTATTATCTGAATGAACAGTTTAAAGTGAGCGGAGGGCAGCCGGCTGCAGATGACTCAGACTCGTATGTACGGGTAGATTACCGGGCCTATGAACCGGACTTTAAGATCACGGAGCCTGGAGAAGCATTTATTACCATGGACCAGCTGGCCTATGAAGTGCTGACCCACCTGGGCAACTACTATTCATTTTATTACCGCTTTATCCAGAATCCAAGTAACTTAAAGTTTGAAGTCCTCTATCAGAACACGGCTGAAGATTATAAGCTATACAGCAACGTTACAGGCAAAACCATCAATGACTTTAAAGCAATGGGAAGATACCTTTACGTAACAGGAGAAGCGCTTTATGTGGACTCCAACTTAACCACTGTCCCAAAGAATGTTTCTTCCCAGCTGGAAAAGATGAATCCCTATAACAACGGCAATTATCATATGACAATAGCTGTGGATACTAACTATCCCTACGGCGATGCTTATGCCAGGGCTGCTGCTTCCTATGACCAGATGCGTTTGTTATTCATTACCGGAATGATCAGCCTGTGCCTGGGAATCCTGGGTTGTATCGCGACCCTGTATACCCTGGTAAACATGACTGGGCAGCCAGACAGGAAACAGAGCCACGGACCAATGGAACGGATTGACCGGCTCCCTGCAGAGAGCTGTCTCCTTCTGTATTCTGTGGCTGCCATCCTCACCCTGTTTCTGGCAAACCGGCTTGCATATAAGATTATTCACCTCTTCTTTGCCGTTGACCAATGGGATTACGGGGAGCTGGCCCTTCGGGTCCTCATTTATTATGCAGTCGGACTATCAGCTGCATTAAGTCTGTTAAAACGTTTTAAGGCAGGAAATCTCTGGTCCGGAAGTCTTATGCACCGGGGACTTAAAAACTTGTCCTTATACTTTAAAAACCGACGCTTTACCACACGGATTATGCTTTCTTATTCCTTGTTCCTGGTCTTTAACATTGCCATGGCAATGGCTTTTGCTTTCCTTTTATTTACCTATAACAGCCTGGAATCCCGGATCCTTATGGGGGCAGTTGCTTTACTGCTTTTCTGCCTGGATTTCTGGATATTCCATCAGATGTACAAAAATGCATGGGAAACTGATCAAATCAATGAGGCCCTCTTAAATATTTCCAGAGGAGATACCACTTATAAGATCAGTACCTTGAAATTTAACGGAAAAGAGAGGGAACTTGCTGAGCACATCAATCACATCAGCACCGGACTTGAAACGGCACTCCAGGAAAAGGTACGAAGTGAACGCTTAAAGGCAGACCTAATCACCAATGTATCCCATGATATTAAGACGCCCCTGACATCCATCATAAATTATGTGGACCTTATAAAAAGGGAAAAGATTCAAGACCCGAAGATTCAGGGTTATTTAGAAGTCCTGGAACAGAAGTCCCAGCGATTAAAGACTTTGACAGAAGACCTGGTAGAGGCCTCAAAGGCAAGCTCAGGAAATTTAAAGCTGGATATCACCAGCATTGATTTTGTAGAACTCATTCACCAGACCAATGGAGAATTTGAAGAAAAATTTGCCCTCCGTCACCTGGAACTGGTTTCCACCCTGCCGGCCGATTCCATCCTGATCGAAGCGGACGGCAGGTATTTGTGGAGAGTGCTTGAGAACCTTTATAACAATGCGTTCAAGTATGCCATGGAGCACAGCCGGGTATACGTAGACATTACTCTGGAAGAGAATATGGTAGTTTTCACTATGAAGAATATATCTCAAAACTCGTTGAACATCCGCGCGGATGAGCTGACCGAACGCTTTGTCCGGGGAGATGTTGCCCGGACCACGGAAGGAAGCGGGCTGGGAATCTCTATCGCAAAAAGCCTGGCCGAGCTTCAGGGCGGGGAATTAAGGCTTTACATTGATGGAGATCTTTTTAAAGCAGGCGTCGCCTTCCCCGTCAAGAGATAA
- a CDS encoding response regulator transcription factor: MQNILVCDDDKQIVEAIDIYLTGEGFHVIKAYDGYDALKLLEENEVDLMILDVMMPGLDGIRTTLKVRETSSIPIIILSAKSEDTDKILGLNIGADDYITKPFNPLELVARVKSQLRRYTQLGNMNQQPAGQVYKCGGLAINDDNKEVAVEGELIKLTPIEYNILLLLVKNAGKVFSIDEIYEQIWNEEAIGADNTVAVHIRHIREKIEINPREPRYLKVVWGVGYKIEKQ; this comes from the coding sequence ATGCAGAATATTTTAGTATGTGATGATGACAAACAAATCGTGGAAGCTATTGATATATATTTAACAGGAGAAGGGTTTCATGTGATTAAGGCCTATGATGGCTATGATGCCCTAAAGCTTTTGGAAGAAAACGAAGTGGATTTAATGATACTGGATGTGATGATGCCGGGTCTTGACGGAATCCGGACCACTTTAAAGGTCCGTGAGACAAGCAGCATCCCCATCATCATCCTCTCTGCCAAATCCGAGGATACCGATAAGATCCTGGGTCTAAACATCGGGGCAGATGATTATATTACCAAGCCCTTTAATCCGCTGGAGCTGGTAGCCAGGGTAAAGTCACAGCTGCGCCGTTATACCCAGCTTGGAAATATGAACCAACAGCCAGCCGGACAGGTGTATAAATGCGGAGGCCTGGCCATTAATGATGATAACAAGGAAGTTGCCGTAGAGGGAGAACTGATCAAGCTGACTCCCATTGAGTACAACATCCTGCTGCTTCTGGTAAAGAATGCGGGAAAAGTATTTTCCATTGACGAAATCTATGAGCAGATCTGGAATGAAGAAGCCATCGGCGCAGATAATACCGTGGCCGTACACATCCGGCACATCCGGGAAAAAATCGAAATCAACCCAAGAGAACCTCGCTATTTAAAAGTGGTATGGGGTGTAGGCTATAAGATTGAGAAACAATAG
- a CDS encoding recombinase family protein — MSYLMYLRKSRADKEAEARGEGETLARHEQLLTELAVKMGLEVGAIYKELVSGETISARPKMQQVLLEVMQGMWEGVLVMEVERLARGDTKDQGTVAEAFKFSNTKIVTPLKTYDPSDEFDEEYFEFSLFMSRREYKTINRRIQRGRIAAFRDGWYIAGTAPYGYEKVKHKGDKGYTLEIVPEEAKIVEYIYELYIAGELKEDGCYAPFGSYQIRDRLNELKIPSRSERPWSASSIIDILSNPTYCGYQRWQWRKVQKQMIDGKIIETRPKDADCEKVRGRFTAIIPEEKYDLVQKIKSGKPLPVNTSTALQNPLSGLVYCFKCGTLMTRQPSNTRLRYAILRCPNSKCSNISSPLSLIEEQIIEGLKEWIPEYELDWPEETEKENETTLAVLENSLHNIEEKYTKTVKQLNKAFELLEQGVYSLDLFQERRKNLENQKKELQEELKLIKEERDRIAAREQARKDFIPAIKHLVEVYLEVDDIMIRNSMLRNVLDHVDYLKTERNKKGAGNTANFTLQFYPRIPESH; from the coding sequence ATGTCATATCTCATGTATTTACGAAAAAGCAGGGCTGACAAAGAAGCGGAAGCCCGCGGCGAAGGCGAGACACTCGCCCGCCATGAACAATTGCTGACCGAACTGGCCGTAAAAATGGGACTTGAAGTCGGCGCCATATATAAAGAGCTGGTTTCTGGAGAGACCATTTCTGCCCGCCCCAAAATGCAGCAAGTGTTATTAGAGGTCATGCAAGGCATGTGGGAGGGCGTTCTTGTCATGGAGGTTGAGCGTCTTGCCAGGGGTGATACAAAAGACCAGGGGACCGTGGCGGAAGCTTTTAAATTCAGCAACACTAAAATCGTCACGCCTTTAAAAACTTATGATCCTTCAGACGAATTTGACGAAGAGTATTTTGAGTTCAGCCTTTTCATGAGCCGTAGAGAATACAAGACTATCAACCGGAGAATTCAAAGAGGCCGTATCGCTGCCTTTCGGGATGGCTGGTACATAGCTGGAACAGCTCCTTATGGGTATGAGAAGGTGAAACATAAAGGAGACAAGGGATATACCCTGGAAATTGTTCCGGAAGAGGCAAAAATCGTTGAATACATCTATGAACTTTATATCGCCGGCGAGCTGAAGGAAGATGGCTGCTATGCTCCTTTTGGTTCCTACCAGATCAGGGACCGGCTGAACGAGCTGAAAATACCTTCTCGAAGTGAAAGACCTTGGTCAGCTTCTTCCATAATAGACATATTAAGTAACCCCACCTACTGCGGATATCAGCGGTGGCAGTGGCGCAAAGTTCAAAAGCAAATGATAGATGGAAAAATCATTGAAACCAGACCCAAGGATGCTGACTGCGAAAAGGTCCGTGGACGTTTCACAGCAATTATACCGGAAGAAAAGTATGACCTGGTGCAGAAAATCAAGTCTGGTAAACCTCTCCCGGTCAACACCAGTACTGCCTTGCAAAATCCCCTTTCCGGACTGGTATATTGTTTCAAATGCGGCACCTTAATGACCAGGCAGCCCAGCAATACCAGACTTCGTTACGCCATCCTGCGCTGTCCAAACAGTAAGTGCAGCAATATCTCATCTCCTCTTTCCCTGATTGAAGAGCAGATCATTGAAGGCTTAAAGGAATGGATTCCGGAATACGAATTAGACTGGCCGGAGGAAACAGAAAAGGAAAATGAAACCACACTGGCTGTCTTAGAAAACTCCCTCCATAACATCGAAGAGAAATATACCAAGACAGTAAAGCAGCTAAATAAAGCCTTCGAACTTTTAGAGCAGGGAGTATATTCCCTTGATCTCTTTCAGGAGCGCCGCAAAAATTTGGAAAATCAGAAAAAGGAGTTACAGGAAGAGTTAAAGCTTATTAAAGAAGAACGGGACCGGATTGCAGCAAGAGAACAGGCCCGGAAGGATTTCATTCCGGCCATAAAGCATCTGGTGGAAGTGTACTTGGAAGTGGATGACATTATGATCCGAAATAGCATGCTAAGAAATGTTTTGGATCATGTAGATTACTTAAAGACAGAAAGAAATAAAAAAGGCGCCGGAAATACGGCGAATTTCACATTGCAGTTTTACCCAAGGATCCCGGAAAGTCACTGA